One Flavobacterium sp. 90 DNA segment encodes these proteins:
- a CDS encoding DUF1569 domain-containing protein produces MKNIFDKEVCNEFINRINKLSPESKALWGKMNVSQMLAHCNVSYEMVYDNIHPRPNALFRLILKLLVKNKVIDDKPYARNNGTAPQFIIKDSRDFDVEKNRLIAYINKTQELGEREFKGKESLSFGKLHSREWNNMFSKHLEHHLSQFGV; encoded by the coding sequence ATGAAAAACATTTTTGATAAAGAGGTTTGTAACGAATTTATAAATCGAATCAATAAATTAAGTCCAGAGTCTAAAGCGCTTTGGGGAAAAATGAATGTTTCACAAATGTTGGCTCATTGTAATGTATCTTACGAAATGGTCTATGATAACATTCATCCAAGACCTAATGCTTTGTTTAGATTAATATTGAAATTACTTGTGAAAAATAAAGTGATAGACGATAAACCTTATGCTAGAAATAACGGGACTGCCCCACAGTTTATAATTAAAGATAGTCGAGATTTTGACGTTGAAAAGAATCGTTTAATCGCTTATATTAATAAAACGCAAGAATTAGGAGAAAGAGAATTTAAAGGAAAAGAATCTCTTTCTTTTGGAAAATTACATTCAAGAGAATGGAATAATATGTTCAGCAAACATCTGGAACATCATTTGAGTCAGTTTGGGGTTTAA
- a CDS encoding nuclear transport factor 2 family protein, whose product MKVYILLIALLFGLSVNAQKQDVQKTIESFFEGFHQKDTIKLKSVCSDKIILQSISESRTKGNKLSDESAKEFYNSIATIPSNLKFNEKILSYNIQIDGSMAHVWAPYEFYLNDKLSHSGVNTFTLFKEKDSWKIIYLIDTRRK is encoded by the coding sequence ATGAAAGTATATATTTTATTAATTGCATTATTGTTTGGATTGTCAGTAAATGCGCAAAAACAAGATGTTCAGAAAACTATTGAGTCTTTTTTTGAAGGATTTCATCAAAAAGACACAATTAAACTGAAATCCGTTTGTTCTGACAAGATTATTTTACAATCTATTAGCGAGAGTAGAACTAAGGGAAATAAATTATCTGATGAAAGTGCAAAAGAGTTTTATAATTCTATTGCTACAATTCCTTCTAATCTTAAATTCAATGAAAAGATTTTAAGTTATAACATTCAAATTGATGGTTCAATGGCACATGTTTGGGCTCCTTACGAATTTTATCTGAATGATAAACTGAGTCACTCCGGAGTAAATACTTTTACTTTGTTTAAAGAAAAAGATTCCTGGAAGATTATTTATCTGATTGATACGAGAAGGAAATAG